A window from Pangasianodon hypophthalmus isolate fPanHyp1 chromosome 4, fPanHyp1.pri, whole genome shotgun sequence encodes these proteins:
- the LOC117597164 gene encoding mitochondrial ubiquitin ligase activator of nfkb 1-A isoform X2 produces the protein MSESFIIPAAVIGTGLSFAFSVFTNIKYQQSKETMKKIEIPNFKPDYHLRREVQKSANKRMYVAVEGKVEPLAEALKSKFVPGCYGVIQKVTSREQQDPKPAEVPFRLVAENTDVSNVWVRVKSPLEAKGDYLQEVHRGVEQMDNDGSTSASGQKMREEMLCVKSVITGIGDVVMEQGSDERMVLECPIDGREFFLFSGGYDSVKKRHKQKCMSLKVMSITGALTGCSILGTLIYNTLKTEEKRK, from the exons atgagtgaATCATTCATCATTCCAGCGGCTGTAATCGGCACAGGACTCAGCTTTGCCTTCTCTGTCTTTACTAATATTAAATACCAGCAATCAAAGGAAACAATGAAGAAGATTGAG atcCCAAATTTTAAGCCAGATTATCACCTGAGGAGAGAAGTCCAAAAGTCTGCCAATAAAAGAATGTATGTGGCAGTGGAAG gtaaaGTTGAGCCACTTGCTGAAGCACTGAAGAGTAAATTTGTGCCAGGGTGCTATGGTGTCATACAGAAAGTGaccagcagagagcagca GGACCCAAAGCCGGCTGAGGTGCCGTTCCGCCTGGTGGCAGAGAACACTGACGTGAGTAATGTGTGGGTCCGTGTGAAGTCTCCACTGGAAGCGAAAGGTGATTACCTACAGGAGGTGCACAGAGGTGTGGAGCAGATGGACAACGATGGCTCGACGTCGGCGAGTGGACAGAAA ATGCGGGAGGAGATGCTGTGTGTTAAatcagtgataacaggaattggTGATGTGGTGATGGAGCAAGGGAGTGATGAAAGGATGGTACTGGAGTGTCCGATAGATGGCCGAgagtttttccttttctctggaGGATATGACTCGGTAAAAAAGAGACATAAACAAAAGTGCATGTCACTGAAAGTGATGTCAATCACAGGGGCACTCACGGGATGCTCCATACTCGGCACGCTGATTTACAACACGCTGAAAACCGAGGAGAAGAGGAAGTAG
- the LOC117597164 gene encoding mitochondrial ubiquitin ligase activator of nfkb 1-A isoform X1, whose protein sequence is MSVSVFTEKMSESFIIPAAVIGTGLSFAFSVFTNIKYQQSKETMKKIEIPNFKPDYHLRREVQKSANKRMYVAVEGKVEPLAEALKSKFVPGCYGVIQKVTSREQQDPKPAEVPFRLVAENTDVSNVWVRVKSPLEAKGDYLQEVHRGVEQMDNDGSTSASGQKMREEMLCVKSVITGIGDVVMEQGSDERMVLECPIDGREFFLFSGGYDSVKKRHKQKCMSLKVMSITGALTGCSILGTLIYNTLKTEEKRK, encoded by the exons atgtctgtttctgtgtttacagagaaaatgagtgaATCATTCATCATTCCAGCGGCTGTAATCGGCACAGGACTCAGCTTTGCCTTCTCTGTCTTTACTAATATTAAATACCAGCAATCAAAGGAAACAATGAAGAAGATTGAG atcCCAAATTTTAAGCCAGATTATCACCTGAGGAGAGAAGTCCAAAAGTCTGCCAATAAAAGAATGTATGTGGCAGTGGAAG gtaaaGTTGAGCCACTTGCTGAAGCACTGAAGAGTAAATTTGTGCCAGGGTGCTATGGTGTCATACAGAAAGTGaccagcagagagcagca GGACCCAAAGCCGGCTGAGGTGCCGTTCCGCCTGGTGGCAGAGAACACTGACGTGAGTAATGTGTGGGTCCGTGTGAAGTCTCCACTGGAAGCGAAAGGTGATTACCTACAGGAGGTGCACAGAGGTGTGGAGCAGATGGACAACGATGGCTCGACGTCGGCGAGTGGACAGAAA ATGCGGGAGGAGATGCTGTGTGTTAAatcagtgataacaggaattggTGATGTGGTGATGGAGCAAGGGAGTGATGAAAGGATGGTACTGGAGTGTCCGATAGATGGCCGAgagtttttccttttctctggaGGATATGACTCGGTAAAAAAGAGACATAAACAAAAGTGCATGTCACTGAAAGTGATGTCAATCACAGGGGCACTCACGGGATGCTCCATACTCGGCACGCTGATTTACAACACGCTGAAAACCGAGGAGAAGAGGAAGTAG